One stretch of Ailuropoda melanoleuca isolate Jingjing chromosome 20, ASM200744v2, whole genome shotgun sequence DNA includes these proteins:
- the CNIH1 gene encoding protein cornichon homolog 1 — protein sequence MAFTFAAFCYMLALLLTAALIFFAIWHIIAFDELKTDYKNPIDQCNTLNPLVLPEYLIHAFFCVMFLCAAEWLTLGLNMPLLAYHIWRYMSRPVMSGPGLYDPTTIMNADILAYCQKEGWCKLAFYLLAFFYYLYGMIYVLVSS from the exons ATGGCGTTCACGTTCGCGGCCTTCTGTTACATGCTGGCGCTGCTGCTCACCGCCGCGCTCATCTTCTTCGCCATCTGGCAC atTATAGCATTTGATGAACTGAAGACTGATTACAAGAATCCTATAGACCAGTGTAATACCCTGAATCCT CTTGTACTTCCAGAGTACCTCATCCATGCTTTCTTCTGTGTCATGTTTCTTTGTGCAGCAGAGTGGCTTACACTGGGTCTCAATATGCCCCTCTTGGCATATCATATTTGGAG GTATATGAGTAGACCAGTGATGAGTGGACCAGGACTCTATGACCCCACAACCATCATGAATGCAGACATTTTAGCGTACTGTCAGAAAGAAGGCTGGTGCAAATTAGCTTTTTATCTTCTAGCATTTTTTTACTACCTATACgg catGATCTATGTTTTGGTGAGCTCTTAG